A region of Toxorhynchites rutilus septentrionalis strain SRP chromosome 1, ASM2978413v1, whole genome shotgun sequence DNA encodes the following proteins:
- the LOC129771233 gene encoding translocator protein has translation MIQNCDMPKIAGAIVLPQIGGWINGYLTRREIKGWYQSLNFPSFRPPNWVFGPVWTSLYAGMGYASYLVWRDGGGFGGIAKGPLILYGTQLALNWAWTPIFFTQHDLKWSLVEIAALTTTVAATGFAFFNINRIAGYLFIPYFAWCSFATLLNYEIYKLNPKQTATIEEIKEDKQK, from the exons ATGATTCAAAATTGTGATATGCCGAAAATTGCCGGGGCAATAGTTTTGCCCCAAATCGGTGGATGGATCAATGGGTATTTAACTCGAAGAGAAATAAAGGGATGGTATCAGTCCTTGAACTTCCCATCCTTTCGCCCTCCGAATTGGGTGTTCGGTCCAGTCTGGACATCGTTGTATGCTGGCATGGGTTACGCCTCTTACTTGGTGTGGAGAGACGGTGGTGGATTTGGAGGCATCGCAAAAGGTCCCCTTATTCTTTACGGTACACAATTGGCTCTCAACTGGGCCTGGACACCAATTTTCTTCACACAACACGACTTGAAATGG AGCTTAGTAGAAATTGCTGCATTAACTACAACTGTTGCTGCTAcgggatttgcatttttcaacaTTAACAGAATTGCCGGTTATCTGTTTATTCCGTACTTCGCCTGGTGTTCGTTTGCAACTTTGTTGAATTATGAGATATACAAACTTAATCCTAAGCAAACAGCGACGATTGAAGAAATTAAGGAGGACAAACAAAAGTAA